GACTGACACGGAAGATGAAACCGTTGATGGTTATGTCCAGACCGCACATTATCTCGATCAAGCAATTGGTGAATTAATGCAATGGCTGAAGAAGACGGGGCTTGATAAAAATACTTTGATTATGATGTATGGCGACCATTACGGTATTTCCGGCAATCACCATAAGGCCAGTGCTCAATTGTTAAATCAAGATGAATTCACCGATTTTGATAATTTGAAGTTTCAACGGGTGCCACTGATGTTCCATATGAAGGGGCTTAAGGGTGGCATTAAGAAAACTTATGGCGGCGAAATTGATGTTTTGCCAACCCTGCTTAACTTATTGGGGATTAACGACAAGGGTACCATTCAATTTGGTCATGACCTACTTAGTAAAGGCGCACCGCAGATTGTAGCGCAGCGTAACGGTGATTTTATCACGCCGCAATACGCAAAAGTTGGCGGTACATATTATGATACTAAGACAGGAACGGAAATTGCCAAGCCCGATAAAAAGCTAAAGATGCAGTTAGTGGCAATTTCTAACAAGGTAACTACGCAATTATCCTTGTCTGATAGGGTAATTGATGGCAATCTGTTACGTTTTTATAAGCCTAAGTGGTTTAAAAAGGTTAAAGCTAGTGATTATGATTATAATAAGGACAAGGCACTGAAGAAGCTATTTAGTGTTAACAAAACTTCTTTGTGGTATCACAATCATAAGAAGACGACACAGAAGAAATTTAAGACGGATGCACCGGAACTTGAAAAATAAATACTCGAAAAAAGCCGTCTTTTATGATAAACTTTGTAAGTAATCGATCTGTATATTGGAGGCAGCGCATTGTACAATTTATTTATGACGCTACTAATTATTGTTTCAATTTTAATTGTTATTGCAACAATGATGCAGCCGCAAAAGCAACAGGATGCATTGAATGCCTTATCCGGCGGCGCAGTTTTTAGTGGTCAAACGAAGAAACGTGGTTTTGAAGCATTTATGGAAAAAGTTACAGCAGTTTTGCTGGTTCTCTTTTTCGCTTTTGCTATTGTATTAGCTTATTTGTCTTCAAAGTAAGTTTTAGTTCCTCCCGATCAAATATTGGGGAGGACTTTTTTTATATTTTTAATCAAGAATGGAGATTAGTGCATGGCACAAAACGAAAAAATTTTAGCTAATGTTTTAGAAATCTTTCGCCATAATCCCAAAAAACAATACCAAGTAGAGCAAATTGACAGAATGCTGCGGCGTGATCGTCTTGGCAGCTTTTCTGATATTGTCAAAGCGCTTTCCTTTTTGGAACAAGAAAAGAAAATTATTACTGACGGCAACGGCCATTATCAATTAGCTCAGGAAAATACGGTTGTTGAAGGGTCATTTCGGGCTAATGACAAGGGCTTTGGCTTTGTCAAACTTGAAGATGAAGAAGCCGATGATATTTTTATCGCTAGCGATTATACTGCGTATGCCGTTGATGGTGATAAGGTACGCGTTAAGATTACAGCTGGCGGTAATCCGTGGAACGGCAAAGGTCCAGAGGGTCAAATTGAGAAAATTATTGAGCGCAGCCTTGATACCTTGGTTGGTGAATTTCACCCATTAACTGATGCCCAAGTTAAGATCAGCCACTTTTTAGGCTATGTTTTGAGTACCAATAAAAAGCTGCACAAGTATCGTGTTTATGTTGGTGAAAATGGTCTAAAGCCTCAAATGGGTGACATGGTTAAGGTATCAATTGCCAATTATCCAAGCAAAGACAATCCTGACTCAATGGCTGGGGTAGTAATTGAAATTATCGGTAATAAAAATGATCCCGGTGTTGATATTATGTCGATCGTTTCTGCCCATGATGTGCGCACTGAGTGGCCAGAAGATGCGATGGTGCAGGCTAATGCCATTCCAGATCATATAGAAGAAGAGGAGCGGAATAATCGTGAAGATATAACGGATCAGCCAGCAGTTACGATTGACGGCGATGATTCCAAGGACTTCGACGATGCCGTAGTTTTATGGCAATTACCTAATGGCAACTATCATTTAGGTGTTCATATCGCCGATGTTTCTCATTATGTTACAGAAAAAACACCACTGGATGAAGAAGCATTTGCGCGTGGTAATAGTACTTACTTAGTTGACCGTGTAATTCCAATGCTGCCGTTCCGGCTATCAAATGGTATTTGTTCACTTAATGAGGGTCAAGACCGCTTAGTTTTATCGTGTGAAATGGAATTTACGCCGGAAGGTGAACGGGTAAATTACCGCATCCATCCATCGGTAATGCGATCACACGGCCGGTTGACTTATAACAAGGTTAATCAGACGTTAGACCCTAATAACACTGATGAGTTAGAAGAAAAGTATGTTAAATTACGCCCAATGCTGCAAAACATGGCGGAATTACATAATGCTTTATACAAAAAGCGTCACCAACGTGGTGCGATTGACTTTGAAGAGCCAGAAGCTAAAATTATTGTCGATGAGCAAGGTAAGCCAATCGATATTGTCCTGCATAACCGTGGTACAGCAGAAAAAATGATTGAATCATTCATGCTAGTTGCTAACGAAACTGTTGCTGAAGACTTTTTTAGAAAGCATGTGCCATTTTTGTACCGGGTTCATGAAACGCCAGACGGTGAGCGGATTAAGAGCTTCTTTGAATTTTGTAGTGCGTTCGGTCTGAATATTAAGGCTGATCCGAACCACGTCAAGCCAATTGACTTGCAGAAGGTAGTCGCTAAGACAACGGGAACACCTGAAGAAGCAGTTGTGCAAATGATGATGTTGCGCAGTCTAAAGCAAGCTCATTATTCTGAAGAAGCATTAGGTCACTTCGGCCTAGCTGCTAAGTTTTATACCCACTTTACTTCACCAATTAGACGGTATTCTGACTTGATGGTGCACCGGATGATCCATGCTTATAGCGATCAGGGTACTGGTCAAGATGTACAGCAGCATTTTGCCAGTTACTTGCCGGATGTTGCTGAACAAACTTCAACTCAGGAGCGGGTTTCGGTTGATACTGAACGTGAAGTCAATGATTTGAAGATGACCGAGTTTATGGCTGATCAGGTTGGACAACATTTTGATGCAGTTGTATCCTCTGTAACAAGTTTTGGGATGTTTATTCAGTTACCAAACACGGTTGAAGGCTTGATTCACATTTCAAACCTGACCGATGATTTTTACAGCTTTAACGAAAAGAGCCTGACACTGACTGGTCGCGGTACGCACAAACAATATCGTGTCGGGATGCCAATTAAGGTCACTCTGATTAATGCCAATATTGAACAACACCAGTTGGACTTTGAAGTTTATGATCCTAATGCCCCGAAGCATCCGCATCATAATCGTGGCAATAATAATCGCACTCGCGGCAGTCGCGGATTCCATAACGATCATGGTCATCGCGGTGGCCGTAACGGTGGTAATCGGAATGGTTTCCGCAAGAATGGCAACCATCCGCATTTTAGCAAGTATAGGCATTAGGACTGAAAACTGATGAAAGAAAAAAATGAAAATTTAATTGCGCAAAATAAAAAGGCACATCATGATTATTTCATCAAAGAAACGTATGAAGCTGGAATTGCATTGACCGGGACAGAGATTAAGTCTGTGCGTGCGCGGCGAGTTAGTTTGCGTGACGGCTACGTGCAGGTAATTAATGGTTCTGCCTTTTTAGAAAACGTGCATATTAGCGAGTATAAGCAAGGCAACCGTTATAATCATGAACCGCTCCGTAGTCGCCGGTTACTTCTGCACAAAAAGGAATTAACTCGATTAGCTAAAGAGCAATCAGAGCGTGGAATAGCGATTGTCCCGCTTAAAGTTTATCTGAAGCATGGCTTTGCCAAAGTCTTAATTGGTGTGGGTCAGGGTAAAAAGCAATACGACAA
The sequence above is a segment of the Lactobacillus sp. ESL0677 genome. Coding sequences within it:
- the secG gene encoding preprotein translocase subunit SecG produces the protein MYNLFMTLLIIVSILIVIATMMQPQKQQDALNALSGGAVFSGQTKKRGFEAFMEKVTAVLLVLFFAFAIVLAYLSSK
- the rnr gene encoding ribonuclease R, which produces MAQNEKILANVLEIFRHNPKKQYQVEQIDRMLRRDRLGSFSDIVKALSFLEQEKKIITDGNGHYQLAQENTVVEGSFRANDKGFGFVKLEDEEADDIFIASDYTAYAVDGDKVRVKITAGGNPWNGKGPEGQIEKIIERSLDTLVGEFHPLTDAQVKISHFLGYVLSTNKKLHKYRVYVGENGLKPQMGDMVKVSIANYPSKDNPDSMAGVVIEIIGNKNDPGVDIMSIVSAHDVRTEWPEDAMVQANAIPDHIEEEERNNREDITDQPAVTIDGDDSKDFDDAVVLWQLPNGNYHLGVHIADVSHYVTEKTPLDEEAFARGNSTYLVDRVIPMLPFRLSNGICSLNEGQDRLVLSCEMEFTPEGERVNYRIHPSVMRSHGRLTYNKVNQTLDPNNTDELEEKYVKLRPMLQNMAELHNALYKKRHQRGAIDFEEPEAKIIVDEQGKPIDIVLHNRGTAEKMIESFMLVANETVAEDFFRKHVPFLYRVHETPDGERIKSFFEFCSAFGLNIKADPNHVKPIDLQKVVAKTTGTPEEAVVQMMMLRSLKQAHYSEEALGHFGLAAKFYTHFTSPIRRYSDLMVHRMIHAYSDQGTGQDVQQHFASYLPDVAEQTSTQERVSVDTEREVNDLKMTEFMADQVGQHFDAVVSSVTSFGMFIQLPNTVEGLIHISNLTDDFYSFNEKSLTLTGRGTHKQYRVGMPIKVTLINANIEQHQLDFEVYDPNAPKHPHHNRGNNNRTRGSRGFHNDHGHRGGRNGGNRNGFRKNGNHPHFSKYRH
- the smpB gene encoding SsrA-binding protein SmpB: MKEKNENLIAQNKKAHHDYFIKETYEAGIALTGTEIKSVRARRVSLRDGYVQVINGSAFLENVHISEYKQGNRYNHEPLRSRRLLLHKKELTRLAKEQSERGIAIVPLKVYLKHGFAKVLIGVGQGKKQYDKRETIKKRDQERELRRQYKV